ATGGAGGAATACCTGGTCGGTGTGCTGGCCGGTGAGATGCAGCCCCAGGATCCGCCCGAGGCATTGAAAGCCATGGCCGTCGCCGCCCGCAGTTTTGCCTGGTTGCGCGTTGAACGCGGTGAGACCTTATGCGCCACGGTGCACTGCCAGGTCTGGTTGTCGCCGGAGCAACGGTTGCAACGCTGGGGGGCGCTTAACACGCCTCGCTTTACTGAACAGATTTTGAGCGCCGTTGCAGCGACGCGCGGGCAGATGTTGCTCTATAAGAACAAGGTCATCGACGCCACTTATCACGCCTCCTGCGGCGGCAGGACCGAGTCGGCCGCCGCTGTCTGGGGGAGGGAGATCCCCTATCTGCAGAGCGTTTCCTGCCCGGAGAAGCCCGAACTCCGGGAGGCGCGGTTTACACCGGGTGAACTGGATGCCCGGCTGGGAACGGCGCTGGCGGCAATGGCCTCCAAACTGCGTCGCAATGCTGTCGAGGTCGTCGACCGGACCGAGACGGGGCGGGTGAAACGAGTCCGCGTGGCCGGCGAAGAGATCGAGGGAACCCGCTTTCGCAACGCCCTGGGACTGGCATCGACGGATCTGCGCCTGAACTGGGACGGCAGCGGCCTGCGCGTCGAGACGAGGGGCCATGGTCACGCCGTCGGGCTTTGCCAGGCCGGGGCGGTGGCGATGGGCGAAAAGGGCGACCGTTACGTGGGGATCCTCGGCCATTACTATCCTGGGACAAGGCTGGAGACATTGTATTAAATCCGTTTATATGGTTTCTAAACGACTAGAAGAAGTCGTTTTTTCTTTTCCCACTTATTTATGTTATTAATTAGAAAAAAGCCGTTTGTGAAGGTAAAAACATTGAATTAAAAGAAAAAAACATAAATTAAAATCGACAAATGTCGAAAAAAGCAGAATGATACTATCTTTACAATATTAAATTAATGTTTATAATAAACTTCGCAGGTGCAGTACAGCAGTTAGGGGTGTGTACATGGAATAAATACTACACTAGAATTAAAAAAATACTATTTAGAACAATAAGGAGGAGCACGACATGGCGAGAAAAGGTAAATTAATTGCTACGGCTGTAGTTAC
This Heliomicrobium undosum DNA region includes the following protein-coding sequences:
- the spoIID gene encoding stage II sporulation protein D; translation: MRHWRQRRWNLRRWKLGLAMTLIAGLLVVLAIPWLSVYGPYLRLRLSPAAGPEVTVRTEQDQMIRMPMEEYLVGVLAGEMQPQDPPEALKAMAVAARSFAWLRVERGETLCATVHCQVWLSPEQRLQRWGALNTPRFTEQILSAVAATRGQMLLYKNKVIDATYHASCGGRTESAAAVWGREIPYLQSVSCPEKPELREARFTPGELDARLGTALAAMASKLRRNAVEVVDRTETGRVKRVRVAGEEIEGTRFRNALGLASTDLRLNWDGSGLRVETRGHGHAVGLCQAGAVAMGEKGDRYVGILGHYYPGTRLETLY